In Corylus avellana chromosome ca2, CavTom2PMs-1.0, the following proteins share a genomic window:
- the LOC132173091 gene encoding uncharacterized protein LOC132173091 isoform X1, whose translation MDNRWVNGRQEMAARDKRRLEKEHIYQDTLIDDLADDFRLPIHHKPTENVDLDNVEQASLDTQLTSSNIGFRLLQKMGWKGKGLGKNEQGIVEPIKSGIRDPKLGVGKQEEDDFFTAEENIQRRKLEVEVDETEEHAKKREVLAEREQKIQTEVKEIRKVFYCDLCNKQYKLAMEFEAHLSSYDHNHRKRFKEMREMHGSSSRDDRQKREQQRQEKEMAKFAQIRADARKLQQKQEESVSSPVPTEVRGATALVVQDQRKALKFGFSSKGGTSKNSSSSAAKKPKVAVASVFGNDSDEEK comes from the exons ATGGACAATCGATGGGTTAATGGTAGACAGGAAATGGCTGCACGAGATAAACGGCGACTGGAAAAGGAGCAT ATTTATCAGGACACCCTTATTGATGATTTGGCAGATGATTTTCGCTTGCCAATCCATCACAAGCCAACAGAAAATGTTGATCTGGATAATGTGGAACAAGCTTCGTTGGACACACAGTTGACATCATCTAATATTGGTTTTAGGCTTCTCCAAAAAATGGGATGGAAGGGGAAGGGTCTTGGGAAGAATGAGCAAG GAATAGTTGAGCCAATAAAATCTGGTATCAGAGATCCAAAATTAGGGGTtggaaaacaagaagaagatgatttttttACTGCAGAAGAAAATATCCAGCGGAGAAAGCTCGAAGTTGAGGTAGACGAGACTGAGGAGCACGCAAAGAAGCGGGAG GTGTTAGCAGAGCGTGAGCAGAAAATTCAAACTGAGGTGAAAGAAATACGCAAGGTGTTCTATTGTGATCTATGCAACAAGCAATACAAGTTGGCTATGGAATTTGAAGCTCACCTGAGCTCATATGATCACAATCACAGAAAG CGTTttaaagaaatgagagaaatgcATGGCTCTAGCAGTCGGGATGATCGGCAAAAACGAGAGCAGCAACGTCAGGAGAAGGAGATGGCTAAGTTTGCTCAAAT TAGGGCAGATGCTCGTAAGCTGCAACAGAAGCAGGAAGAGTCTGTGTCTTCTCCAGTTCCTACTGAAGTGAGAGGTGCTACGGCACTTGTAGTTCAGGATCAGCGGAAGGCATTAAAGTTTGGTTTTTCTTCTAAAGGTGGAACCTCCAAG AACTCTTCTAGCAGTGCTGCAAAGAAGCCGAAAGTGGCTGTCGCCTCAGTTTTTGGCAATGATAGCGACgaagaaaagtga
- the LOC132173091 gene encoding uncharacterized protein LOC132173091 isoform X2: MDNRWVNGRQEMAARDKRRLEKEHIYQDTLIDDLADDFRLPIHHKPTENVDLDNVEQASLDTQLTSSNIGFRLLQKMGWKGKGLGKNEQGIVEPIKSGIRDPKLGVGKQEEDDFFTAEENIQRRKLEVEVDETEEHAKKREVLAEREQKIQTEVKEIRKVFYCDLCNKQYKLAMEFEAHLSSYDHNHRKRFKEMREMHGSSSRDDRQKREQQRQEKEMAKFAQMADARKLQQKQEESVSSPVPTEVRGATALVVQDQRKALKFGFSSKGGTSKNSSSSAAKKPKVAVASVFGNDSDEEK, translated from the exons ATGGACAATCGATGGGTTAATGGTAGACAGGAAATGGCTGCACGAGATAAACGGCGACTGGAAAAGGAGCAT ATTTATCAGGACACCCTTATTGATGATTTGGCAGATGATTTTCGCTTGCCAATCCATCACAAGCCAACAGAAAATGTTGATCTGGATAATGTGGAACAAGCTTCGTTGGACACACAGTTGACATCATCTAATATTGGTTTTAGGCTTCTCCAAAAAATGGGATGGAAGGGGAAGGGTCTTGGGAAGAATGAGCAAG GAATAGTTGAGCCAATAAAATCTGGTATCAGAGATCCAAAATTAGGGGTtggaaaacaagaagaagatgatttttttACTGCAGAAGAAAATATCCAGCGGAGAAAGCTCGAAGTTGAGGTAGACGAGACTGAGGAGCACGCAAAGAAGCGGGAG GTGTTAGCAGAGCGTGAGCAGAAAATTCAAACTGAGGTGAAAGAAATACGCAAGGTGTTCTATTGTGATCTATGCAACAAGCAATACAAGTTGGCTATGGAATTTGAAGCTCACCTGAGCTCATATGATCACAATCACAGAAAG CGTTttaaagaaatgagagaaatgcATGGCTCTAGCAGTCGGGATGATCGGCAAAAACGAGAGCAGCAACGTCAGGAGAAGGAGATGGCTAAGTTTGCTCAAAT GGCAGATGCTCGTAAGCTGCAACAGAAGCAGGAAGAGTCTGTGTCTTCTCCAGTTCCTACTGAAGTGAGAGGTGCTACGGCACTTGTAGTTCAGGATCAGCGGAAGGCATTAAAGTTTGGTTTTTCTTCTAAAGGTGGAACCTCCAAG AACTCTTCTAGCAGTGCTGCAAAGAAGCCGAAAGTGGCTGTCGCCTCAGTTTTTGGCAATGATAGCGACgaagaaaagtga
- the LOC132173090 gene encoding aspartic proteinase-like, whose translation MGHKYLCVAFFLWALTCSLLPASSDGLVRIGLKKRRLDLHRINAARVARAEGKSGEGVIGMHRSSEDIVPLKNYLDAQYFGEIGIGTPPQTFTVIFDTGSSNLWVPSSKCYFSIACYFHSRYRSSQSSTYTKNGKSCEINYGSGSISGFFSQDNVEVGDFVVKDQVFIEATREGSLAFVLAQFDGILGLGFQEISVGNAVPVWYNMVQQGLVKEEVFSFWLNRDLDAEEGGEIIFGGVDPMHFKGNHTYIPVTKKGYWQFEMGDFLVGNHSTGACKGGCAAIVDSGTSLLAGPTSVVTEINHAIGAEGIVSAQCKEVVTQYGDLIWDLLISGVRPNKICSQLGLCLSNEPQYASSGIETVVEKENRKVSSPGDDLSCTFCEMAVIWIQNQLREKGTKDKVLKYVDELCESLPSPSGESVIDCDSIFIMPNITLTIGNKPFTLTPEQYILRTGDGLATVCISGFMAIDIPSPQGPLWILGDVFMGAYHTVFDFGNLRLGFAEAA comes from the exons ATGGGGCATAAGTATCTCTGTGTGGCTTTCTTTTTATGGGCTTTAACATGCTCACTTCTTCCTGCTTCTTCCGATGGCCTTGTGAGGATTGGTTTGAAGAAGCGCCGCCTGGACCTTCACAGAATCAATGCTGCGAGAGTGGCAAGAGCAGAGGGGAAATCCGGAGAGGGTGTAATTGGCATGCATCGTTCGAGTGAAGATATAGTACCTCTGAAGAACTATTTGGATGCTCAATATTTCGGAGAGATTGGAATTGGCACTCCCCCTCAGACTTTCACAGTCATATTTGATACCGGCAGTTCCAATCTATGGGTTCCATCATCAAAGTGCTATTTTTCT ATTGCTTGCTATTTCCATTCTCGGTACAGGTCAAGCCAGTCCAGTACATACACAAAGAATG GAAAATCCTGCGAAATAAATTATGGGTCTGGATCGATTTCGGGTTTCTTCAGTCAAGACAATGTTGAAGTTGGAGATTTTGTTGTCAAGGATCAA GTTTTCATTGAGGCTACGAGAGAAGGCAGTCTCGCATTTGTGTTAGCGCAGTTTGATGGGATACTGGGGCTTGGGTTCCAGGAGATTTCGGTTGGGAATGCTGTGCCAGTGTG GTACAATATGGTGCAGCAAGGTCTTGTAAAGGAGGAGGTTTTCTCATTCTGGCTTAACCGTGATCTGGATGCAGAAGAGGGAGGTGAAATTATCTTTGGTGGTGTTGATCCGATGCACTTTAAAGGAAATCATACTTATATTCCAGTCACCAAAAAGGGTTACTGGCAG TTTGAAATGGGAGATTTTCTCGTTGGGAACCATTCAACAG GCGCTTGCAAGGGGGGCTGTGCTGCTATTGTGGATTCAGGAACTTCCTTACTTGCTGGTCCAACT TCTGTTGTGACTGAAATCAACCACGCTATTGGAGCTGAAGGAATTGTGAGCGCCCAATGTAAGGAAGTTGTAACTCAGTATGGAGACTTAATTTGGGATCTCTTGATATCTGGG GTCCGTCCCAACAAAATATGTTCACAGCTCGGCTTATGTCTTTCTAATGAGCCTCAGTATGCCAG CTCTGGAATTGAAACAGTGGTTGAAAAGGAAAACAGGAAGGTATCATCGCCTGGGGATGATCTTTCGTGCACTTTTTGTGAGATGGCTGTTATTTGGATCCAGAATCAGCTAAGAGAAAAGGGAACAAAGGACAAAGTACTCAAATATGTGGATGAG CTCTGTGAGAGCCTGCCAAGTCCATCAGGTGAATCAGTAATAGACTGTGATAGCATTTTCATCATGCCAAACATTACGCTCACCATCGGGAACAAACCTTTTACCCTCACCCCAGAGCAG TATATTCTGAGAACTGGAGATGGGCTTGCTACCGTCTGCATCAGCGGATTTATGGCTATAGATATCCCTTCTCCACAGGGTCCTCTGTG GATTCTTGGAGATGTTTTTATGGGAGCGTACCACACAGTGTTTGACTTTGGTAATCTTCGGCTGGGTTTTGCTGAGGCTGCTTAG